A single window of Vigna unguiculata cultivar IT97K-499-35 chromosome 1, ASM411807v1, whole genome shotgun sequence DNA harbors:
- the LOC114185788 gene encoding uncharacterized protein LOC114185788 isoform X1 — protein sequence MGLEKNLRVFFDVSIDADPVERIVIQLFDNIVPKTAENFRALCTGEKGIGESTGKPLHYKGTSFHRIIRGFMAQGGDFSRGNGTGGESIYGGKFADENFKLRHDGPGFLSMANSGPNTNGSQFFITFKRQPHLDGKHVVFGKVVNGLDVLKKIELAGTSDGKPTQTVKIVDCGEVPATETKTQHTVEKEKGKRRKSGKTLTSDDSSESSDKKSRGKRKKSSKDTRKKRKRYSTSDSDSYSSDSESDSASDSESDSSDSDSSSSSYGKHQKRKNKRRHGKKRKFGRKQSKRSRHSRSRRSKHKSWRYDDSSDSSSGSSSSSSGDEKTDRRSSIRKRHVDNKAQRNQDTEKQSSSLPRQDQIIPEQTTDTEVRRTVDKQSHEEGELSPENGAFVNNGHDTKAEFSEPAKQHANSEDSNDNRSARTGRSPTRDSGELNQGRALLLASSGQKASEPAAPKHGQGFSKSPSPNGTPRRIKKGRGFTERYAFARRYRTPSPERSPRAYRYGDRNIRRNFDRNTSYRSYSERSPPRRYRSPPGGRNRPRYQSRRSVSRSISRSPVRGRFRDRDRSRSPRRSVSPEDRRPPISDRLKSRLGPRSDERLADRRGRSKSNSRSSGSSRSRSPDATPPKRYDKRTSLSRSRSRSSSSSGQKGLVSYGDASPDSAVR from the exons ATGGGTCTGGAAAAGAATCTTCGTGTATTTTTTGATGTGTCAATTGATGCGGACCCCGTGGAAAGAATTGTTATTCAG CTTTTTGATAATATTGTTCCAAAGACAGCCGAGAATTTTCGGGCGCTCTGTACAG GTGAGAAGGGCATTGGAGAATCAACTGGGAAACCTTTGCATTATAAGGGAACAAGCTTTCATCGTATAATTAGAGGTTTCATGGCTCAA GGTGGTGATTTTTCAAGGGGTAATG GCACCGGTGGGGAAAGTATATATGGTGGAAAATTTGCAG ATGAAAATTTCAAACTAAGACATGATGGACCTGGTTTTCTTTCTATGGCTAATAGTGGTCCTAATACAAATGGATCTCAGTTTTTTATTACATTCAAGCGCCAACCACATCTTGATGG GAAACATGTTGTTTTTGGAAAAGTTGTCAATGGATTGGATGTTCTGAAGAAAATTGAGCTGGCAGGAACATCTGACGGTAAACCTACCCAGACAGTTAAAATTGTTGATTGCGGTGAAGTTCCTGCAACTGAAACAAAAACTCAGCATACTGTTGAGAAGGAAAAAG GGAAAAGGAGAAAATCAGGGAAAACCCTTACTTCTGATGATAGTTCCGAGTCTTCTGACAAAAAGTCAAgggggaaaagaaaaaaatcttccAAAGACACgaggaaaaaaaggaaaagatacTCAACATCTGATAGTGATAGTTATTCCTCAGATTCTGAGTCAGATTCAGCTTCTGATTCTGAATCAGATTCATCTGATTCTGATTCTAGTTCTTCTAGTTATGGGAAACACCAGAAGAGGAAAAATAAGCGCAGGCATGGGAAGAAGAGGAAATTTGGACGAAAGCAGAGCAAGAGAAGCAGGCACAGTCGAAGTAGAAGATCAAAGCACAAATCTTGGCG TTATGATGATTCAAGTGATAGCTCTAGTGGTAGCAGCAGCAGTAGTTCTGGTGATGAGAAAACTGATCGTCGCTCCTCAATTCGTAAAAGACATGTTGACAATAAAGCACAAAGAAATCAAG ACACAGAAAAGCAATCTTCTAGCCTTCCTCGGCAAGATCAAATTATTCCAGAGCAAACAACGGATACCGAGGTTAGAAGAACTGTGGACAAGCAATCACATGAAGAAGGTGAATTGTCTCCAGAAAATGGGGCATTTGTGAATAATGGGCATGATACTAAAGCTGAATTTAGTGAACCTGCTAAGCAACATGCTAATTCAGAGGATTCAAATGACAATAG AAGTGCAAGAACTGGGAGAAGTCCTACCAGGGATTCTGGTGAGCTAAACCAGGGACGTGCTTTGTTGCTGGCTAGTTCTGGTCAAAAGGCATCTGAACCTGCTGCCCCTAAACATGGTCAGGGCTTTTCAAAAAGCCCTTCACCAAATGGCACGCCTAGGCGTATTAAAAAAGGACGTGGCTTTACTGAGCGTTATGCCTTTGCACGCAGATATCGTACTCCATCTCCTGAGCGATCACCGCGTGCATATAGGTATGGTGATAGAAATATAAGAAGGAACTTTGATAG AAACACAAGCTACAGAAGTTATTCTGAGCGCTCTCCACCACGACGTTATCGAAGCCCACCTGGGGGCAGAAATCGTCCAAG ATACCAAAGCAGGAGAAGTGTCAGTAGGAGCATCTCTCGCAGTCCAGTGCGTGGGCGTTTTAGAGACCGTGACCGGAGTCGGAGCCCAAGACGTAGTGTTAGTCCTGAAGACAGGCGGCCTCCAATAAGTGACAGATTAAAATCCCGACTTGGTCCAAGAAGTGATGAACGATTGGCAGACAGAAGGGGGAGGTCAAAGTCCAATTCTAGGAGCAGTGGCTCATCTCGGTCCAGATCCCCTGATGCTACACCACCAAAACGATATGATAAAAGGACTTCCCTATCTCGTAGCAGGTCTAGGTCCAGCTCTTCTTCCGGTCAGAAGGGTTTAGTTTCTTATGGAGATGCTAGTCCTGATTCTGCAGTAAGGTAA
- the LOC114185788 gene encoding uncharacterized protein LOC114185788 isoform X2 — MGLEKNLRVFFDVSIDADPVERIVIQLFDNIVPKTAENFRALCTGEKGIGESTGKPLHYKGTSFHRIIRGFMAQGGDFSRGNGTGGESIYGGKFADENFKLRHDGPGFLSMANSGPNTNGSQFFITFKRQPHLDGKHVVFGKVVNGLDVLKKIELAGTSDGKPTQTVKIVDCGEVPATETKTQHTVEKEKGKRRKSGKTLTSDDSSESSDKKSRGKRKKSSKDTRKKRKRYSTSDSDSYSSDSESDSASDSESDSSDSDSSSSSYGKHQKRKNKRRHGKKRKFGRKQSKRSRHSRSRRSKHKSWRYDDSSDSSSGSSSSSSGDEKTDRRSSIRKRHVDNKAQRNQDTEKQSSSLPRQDQIIPEQTTDTEVRRTVDKQSHEEGELSPENGAFVNNGHDTKAEFSEPAKQHANSEDSNDNRSARTGRSPTRDSGELNQGRALLLASSGQKASEPAAPKHGQGFSKSPSPNGTPRRIKKGRGFTERYAFARRYRTPSPERSPRAYRNTSYRSYSERSPPRRYRSPPGGRNRPRYQSRRSVSRSISRSPVRGRFRDRDRSRSPRRSVSPEDRRPPISDRLKSRLGPRSDERLADRRGRSKSNSRSSGSSRSRSPDATPPKRYDKRTSLSRSRSRSSSSSGQKGLVSYGDASPDSAVR, encoded by the exons ATGGGTCTGGAAAAGAATCTTCGTGTATTTTTTGATGTGTCAATTGATGCGGACCCCGTGGAAAGAATTGTTATTCAG CTTTTTGATAATATTGTTCCAAAGACAGCCGAGAATTTTCGGGCGCTCTGTACAG GTGAGAAGGGCATTGGAGAATCAACTGGGAAACCTTTGCATTATAAGGGAACAAGCTTTCATCGTATAATTAGAGGTTTCATGGCTCAA GGTGGTGATTTTTCAAGGGGTAATG GCACCGGTGGGGAAAGTATATATGGTGGAAAATTTGCAG ATGAAAATTTCAAACTAAGACATGATGGACCTGGTTTTCTTTCTATGGCTAATAGTGGTCCTAATACAAATGGATCTCAGTTTTTTATTACATTCAAGCGCCAACCACATCTTGATGG GAAACATGTTGTTTTTGGAAAAGTTGTCAATGGATTGGATGTTCTGAAGAAAATTGAGCTGGCAGGAACATCTGACGGTAAACCTACCCAGACAGTTAAAATTGTTGATTGCGGTGAAGTTCCTGCAACTGAAACAAAAACTCAGCATACTGTTGAGAAGGAAAAAG GGAAAAGGAGAAAATCAGGGAAAACCCTTACTTCTGATGATAGTTCCGAGTCTTCTGACAAAAAGTCAAgggggaaaagaaaaaaatcttccAAAGACACgaggaaaaaaaggaaaagatacTCAACATCTGATAGTGATAGTTATTCCTCAGATTCTGAGTCAGATTCAGCTTCTGATTCTGAATCAGATTCATCTGATTCTGATTCTAGTTCTTCTAGTTATGGGAAACACCAGAAGAGGAAAAATAAGCGCAGGCATGGGAAGAAGAGGAAATTTGGACGAAAGCAGAGCAAGAGAAGCAGGCACAGTCGAAGTAGAAGATCAAAGCACAAATCTTGGCG TTATGATGATTCAAGTGATAGCTCTAGTGGTAGCAGCAGCAGTAGTTCTGGTGATGAGAAAACTGATCGTCGCTCCTCAATTCGTAAAAGACATGTTGACAATAAAGCACAAAGAAATCAAG ACACAGAAAAGCAATCTTCTAGCCTTCCTCGGCAAGATCAAATTATTCCAGAGCAAACAACGGATACCGAGGTTAGAAGAACTGTGGACAAGCAATCACATGAAGAAGGTGAATTGTCTCCAGAAAATGGGGCATTTGTGAATAATGGGCATGATACTAAAGCTGAATTTAGTGAACCTGCTAAGCAACATGCTAATTCAGAGGATTCAAATGACAATAG AAGTGCAAGAACTGGGAGAAGTCCTACCAGGGATTCTGGTGAGCTAAACCAGGGACGTGCTTTGTTGCTGGCTAGTTCTGGTCAAAAGGCATCTGAACCTGCTGCCCCTAAACATGGTCAGGGCTTTTCAAAAAGCCCTTCACCAAATGGCACGCCTAGGCGTATTAAAAAAGGACGTGGCTTTACTGAGCGTTATGCCTTTGCACGCAGATATCGTACTCCATCTCCTGAGCGATCACCGCGTGCATATAG AAACACAAGCTACAGAAGTTATTCTGAGCGCTCTCCACCACGACGTTATCGAAGCCCACCTGGGGGCAGAAATCGTCCAAG ATACCAAAGCAGGAGAAGTGTCAGTAGGAGCATCTCTCGCAGTCCAGTGCGTGGGCGTTTTAGAGACCGTGACCGGAGTCGGAGCCCAAGACGTAGTGTTAGTCCTGAAGACAGGCGGCCTCCAATAAGTGACAGATTAAAATCCCGACTTGGTCCAAGAAGTGATGAACGATTGGCAGACAGAAGGGGGAGGTCAAAGTCCAATTCTAGGAGCAGTGGCTCATCTCGGTCCAGATCCCCTGATGCTACACCACCAAAACGATATGATAAAAGGACTTCCCTATCTCGTAGCAGGTCTAGGTCCAGCTCTTCTTCCGGTCAGAAGGGTTTAGTTTCTTATGGAGATGCTAGTCCTGATTCTGCAGTAAGGTAA
- the LOC114185788 gene encoding uncharacterized protein LOC114185788 isoform X3 yields the protein MGLEKNLRVFFDVSIDADPVERIVIQLFDNIVPKTAENFRALCTGEKGIGESTGKPLHYKGTSFHRIIRGFMAQGGDFSRGNGTGGESIYGGKFADENFKLRHDGPGFLSMANSGPNTNGSQFFITFKRQPHLDGKHVVFGKVVNGLDVLKKIELAGTSDGKPTQTVKIVDCGEVPATETKTQHTVEKEKGKRRKSGKTLTSDDSSESSDKKSRGKRKKSSKDTRKKRKRYSTSDSDSYSSDSESDSASDSESDSSDSDSSSSSYGKHQKRKNKRRHGKKRKFGRKQSKRSRHSRSRRSKHKSWR from the exons ATGGGTCTGGAAAAGAATCTTCGTGTATTTTTTGATGTGTCAATTGATGCGGACCCCGTGGAAAGAATTGTTATTCAG CTTTTTGATAATATTGTTCCAAAGACAGCCGAGAATTTTCGGGCGCTCTGTACAG GTGAGAAGGGCATTGGAGAATCAACTGGGAAACCTTTGCATTATAAGGGAACAAGCTTTCATCGTATAATTAGAGGTTTCATGGCTCAA GGTGGTGATTTTTCAAGGGGTAATG GCACCGGTGGGGAAAGTATATATGGTGGAAAATTTGCAG ATGAAAATTTCAAACTAAGACATGATGGACCTGGTTTTCTTTCTATGGCTAATAGTGGTCCTAATACAAATGGATCTCAGTTTTTTATTACATTCAAGCGCCAACCACATCTTGATGG GAAACATGTTGTTTTTGGAAAAGTTGTCAATGGATTGGATGTTCTGAAGAAAATTGAGCTGGCAGGAACATCTGACGGTAAACCTACCCAGACAGTTAAAATTGTTGATTGCGGTGAAGTTCCTGCAACTGAAACAAAAACTCAGCATACTGTTGAGAAGGAAAAAG GGAAAAGGAGAAAATCAGGGAAAACCCTTACTTCTGATGATAGTTCCGAGTCTTCTGACAAAAAGTCAAgggggaaaagaaaaaaatcttccAAAGACACgaggaaaaaaaggaaaagatacTCAACATCTGATAGTGATAGTTATTCCTCAGATTCTGAGTCAGATTCAGCTTCTGATTCTGAATCAGATTCATCTGATTCTGATTCTAGTTCTTCTAGTTATGGGAAACACCAGAAGAGGAAAAATAAGCGCAGGCATGGGAAGAAGAGGAAATTTGGACGAAAGCAGAGCAAGAGAAGCAGGCACAGTCGAAGTAGAAGATCAAAGCACAAATCTTGGCG ATGA